In Methanonatronarchaeum thermophilum, a genomic segment contains:
- a CDS encoding methyltransferase domain-containing protein, whose translation MLKKISKKLEKTFSRSPLFFKIYAKPYQNVVEREIQLTKKHGELKQPLLNIGCGSMPFTAYYLAKKTGLQVHAVDQNPEMTKLARETLQKLDIENKIKTIEKKASEIDYKNYQNVYTALHLSPKKKIYNRFIQTANPKAQFLVREPRKRFKNQYDQIHNSEKPKECVKHNLITFNRSCLYTKK comes from the coding sequence GTGCTAAAAAAAATATCAAAAAAACTCGAAAAAACATTCAGTAGATCCCCCCTATTCTTCAAGATCTACGCAAAACCATACCAAAACGTCGTTGAAAGAGAGATACAACTAACAAAAAAACATGGAGAACTCAAACAACCATTACTAAACATCGGATGCGGAAGCATGCCCTTCACAGCATACTACCTAGCAAAAAAAACAGGCCTACAGGTACACGCAGTAGACCAAAACCCAGAGATGACAAAACTAGCCAGAGAAACATTACAAAAACTCGATATAGAAAATAAAATAAAAACAATAGAAAAAAAAGCAAGCGAAATCGACTACAAAAACTACCAAAACGTCTACACCGCACTCCACCTATCACCCAAAAAAAAGATATACAACAGATTTATCCAGACAGCTAACCCAAAAGCACAATTCCTTGTCAGAGAACCCAGAAAGAGATTCAAAAACCAATACGACCAAATCCATAATTCAGAAAAACCAAAAGAATGCGTCAAACACAACCTAATCACCTTCAACCGATCCTGCCTATACACAAAAAAATAA